The following coding sequences are from one Mus pahari chromosome X, PAHARI_EIJ_v1.1, whole genome shotgun sequence window:
- the Fam104b gene encoding protein FAM104B isoform X2, with the protein MWKRRPDENEDDHYRPPRSKRTKKDQAIQDHQAIESTSSDNERNQGSINNPSRERVPESSLNSSTAELDSNIPGFSQEEDYEVCQDQDPYSHINNILKEAHFYSLQQRGHSPT; encoded by the exons GAAAAGAAGACCAGATGAGAATGAGGACGACCACTACCGTCCCCCTCGTTCGAAGAGGACTAAGAAGGACCAGGCCATACAGGACCATCAGGCTATAGAG tCGACAAGCAGTGATAATGAAAGGAACCAAGGCAGCATCAATAACCCCAGTCGTGAGAGAGTGCCAGAGAGCAGCTTAAACTCGAGTACTGCTGAACTAGACTCCAATATCCCTGGGTTCTCCCAAGAGGAGGATTATGAAGTGTGCCAAGACCAAGATCCTTACTCCCACATTAACAACATCTTGAAGGAGGCTCATTTCTACAGCCTCCAGCAGAGAGGACACTCTCCGACTTGA
- the Fam104b gene encoding protein FAM104B isoform X1, with protein MDDPPKMDDPPMKRRPDENEDDHYRPPRSKRTKKDQAIQDHQAIESTSSDNERNQGSINNPSRERVPESSLNSSTAELDSNIPGFSQEEDYEVCQDQDPYSHINNILKEAHFYSLQQRGHSPT; from the exons GAAAAGAAGACCAGATGAGAATGAGGACGACCACTACCGTCCCCCTCGTTCGAAGAGGACTAAGAAGGACCAGGCCATACAGGACCATCAGGCTATAGAG tCGACAAGCAGTGATAATGAAAGGAACCAAGGCAGCATCAATAACCCCAGTCGTGAGAGAGTGCCAGAGAGCAGCTTAAACTCGAGTACTGCTGAACTAGACTCCAATATCCCTGGGTTCTCCCAAGAGGAGGATTATGAAGTGTGCCAAGACCAAGATCCTTACTCCCACATTAACAACATCTTGAAGGAGGCTCATTTCTACAGCCTCCAGCAGAGAGGACACTCTCCGACTTGA
- the LOC110313876 gene encoding protein FAM156A/FAM156B-like has protein sequence MDPLQKWDPMSISMPSCIATVTSSQEASAAPQPSSSEKLSMGLSILSISPSPHSGVPASLSEGLFQQQAREKKALWQQYWEKQGFPQRKKVFLRHSRRWHRDHMAPYLLERDVRGFPSGDKAQNLLRCQGHGQNIAGMSEQKNAAPNSPSWEMLVQGLNGLTLSLGANRPVPLPEPPRQQQEPEDMRQLERQQESLKMFQRMLK, from the coding sequence ATGGATCCACTGCagaaatgggatccaatgtcaATTTCCATGCCCTCATGTATAGCCACTGTGACGAGCTCCCAAGAGGCCTCGGCAGCTCCTCAGCCTTCCTCTTCAGAAAAACTAAGCATGGGTCTCAGCATCTTGAGCATcagccccagcccccactcaggtgtccctgcctctctgtcaGAGGGGCTGTTCCAGCAGCAGGCTCGGGAGAAGAAGGCCCTGTGGCAGCAGTACTGGGAGAAGCAGGGCTTTCCTCAGAGGAAGAAAGTCTTCCTGAGGCATTCGAGACGCTGGCACCGGGATCACATGGCACCTTACCTGCTTGAAAGGGATGTCAGAGGCTTTCCCTCAGGTGACAAAGCTCAGAATCTGCTTCGATGTCAGGGACACGGACAGAATATTGCTGGGATGAGTGAGCAGAAGAACGCAGCCCCCAACTCTCCTTCCTGGGAAATGCTGGTACAGGGTCTCAATGGCCTCACGCTCAGCCTGGGAGCCAACAGACCGGTCCCCCTGCCGGAGCCACCGCGgcagcagcaggagccagaggacaTGCGCCAGCTGGAGAGGCAGCAGGAAAGCCTAAAGATGTTCCAGAGGATGCTCAAGTAG